The window GTGTTGACCGAGGAGCCGAACGCGGTCCACATGTCGTGCCGGCCGGCGATGCTCTCGTCGTAGTTCGTCGGGCAGTACCGCTGCGTACCCGGACAGGCCGCCGGACTGCCCGGCTCGACGGTGTACGACGACTCGTACCGCTGCGCCGCGTCGATCGGGTGGGACAGTGGGATGCCCCGTTCCAGGGCGGCCACCACGGTGAAGATCTTGAAGGTGGACCCGGCCTGGTACCCGGTGACGTCGGCGCCCCCGGTGAGCAGCGGATTGGTCGTACGCGGGTAGGTGCCCCTGACCCCGGCCGCCGCTTTCGCCGGATCGGTGGCGGGACCGTTGACCGGCTTCGCCGGGTCGTCCAGGGCGAAGTCACGGTTGGCGGCCAGGGCCCGTACCCGCCCGGTGCCGGGCTCGACCGCGGCCAGCATCAGCGCCTGGGACGCCCCGGTCGGCAGTTCCCGCTCGACGTTGCGGTGCGCCGCCGCCTGGGTGGGCGCGTCCAGGGTGCTGACGATCCGGTACCCGCCGCCCTTCAACCGCCGCTCCCGGTCGTACTCGGTGCTCCCGAACGTCTCCTGCTCCAGCCACCACCGGTAGAAGTAGTCGCAGAAGAAACCCCAGTCCTGCTTGCCGGTGACCGAGCACCCGTTCGCCGCCACCCGCCCCTGCACCGCCAGCGGGACCGCCCGCGCGGCGGTCGCGTCCGCCTCGTTGATCGCCGAGGTCTCGACCATCTGCCCGATCACCCAGTTGCGCCGGTTCAGCGTCTCGGCCGCACCCCGCCCGGCGGTGTCCAGGGCGTTGTAGAAGTTCGGCGACTTGACCAGCCCGGCCAGCATCGCGGCCTCCGGCACGGTCAACTCGCGGGGCCGCTTGCCGAAGTAGAACCGGGCGGCGGCCGAGACGCCGTAGGTGCCGTTCCCGAACGGGGCCAGGTTCAGATAGCGCCGGAGGATCTCGTCCTTGCTCAGGTGCACCTCCAACAGCGACGCCAGGCGCATCTCCCGCAGCTTGCGCGCCTTGGTGTCCTCGCTGGCCGCGACGACCGACCGCGGATCCGACGCCGAGTAGGTGGCGGTCATCCGTACCAGTTGCATGGTCAGTGTCGACGCGCCCTGCCGGCCGCCGACACTGTTGGCGACCAGGGCCCGCAGGAAGCCCCGCACGTCGAAGCCCCGGTGCCGGTAGAACCCGTGGTCCTCGGCCGCGATGATCGCGTCGCGCATCGCCGGGGCGATGTCGTCGAGCGCCACGTCCTGGCGGTTCTCGTCGAAGAAGACGGCCAGCGGGGTACGGCCGTCGGCGGCGAACACCCGGGTCGCCTGCGGCGCCTCGCTCACCCGCAACTCGACCGGAAGGGTCTCGAACGCCTCCACCCCGGCCTTCGCCGCCAGCCCGGTGAACGCCAGCCCGGGGAACGCCAACGCGGCGACCAGCACTCCGGCGGCCACACCGGCGACCAGCATCGTCCCGATCCTGATCAGCCGGACCTGCCGGGGCGTGCGCGTGCGGACTTGTCGCGGGGACATTCGACACCACCTTCGGGTACGACCGGACCTTCGGGTACGACGGGCAGCAGGCATCCGTGACCAGTAGATCGGCCGGGCCGACCGGTGGTGGCCGACGCGGCCAGGATCCCCCGAAGGGGATCGCGATCGCCCCGACCGGCAGCGCGCCACGACACCGCGCGCCGATGATCCGGCAGTTCGCTCGACCACCTGTGCCGTGGCGGCGTCCGGATCGGATAGCGTCGTGCCCATGCCCGAGACCGGTTACCCCTGGCCGATCGAGACCACCCGGCTGGACAACGGCCTGCGTGTGGTTGTCAGCGAGGACCGCACCGCCCCCGTGGTGGCGGTCAACCTCTGGTACGACGTCGGGTCGCGACACGAACCCGAGGGCCAGACCGGCTTCGCCCACCTCTTCGAACACCTGATGTTCGAGGGCTCGGTCAACGTGGCCAAGACCGAACACATGAAGCTCATCCAGGGCTCCGGCGGGTCGCTCAACGCGACCACCAACCCGGACCGGACCAACTACTTCAACACGGTGCCGGCCGAGCACCTGGCCCTGGTGCTCTGGCTGGAGGCCGACCGGATGGGCGGCCTGGTGCCGGCACTGACCCAGGAGACGCTGGACAACCAGCGCGAGGTGGTGAAGAACGAGCGGCGCCAGCGGTACGAGAACGTCCCGTACGGCGACGCGTGGCTGCGTCTGCTGCCGCTGCTCTACCCGCCGGGGCACCCGTACCACCACTCGACGATCGGGTCGATGGACGACCTGAACGCGGCCGACCTGACCACCTTCCAGAACTTCCACACCACCTACTACGCGCCGAACAACGCGGTCCTCACCGTCGTCGGCGACACCTCGGCCGGCGAGGTCTTCGCACTGGCCGAGCGGTTCTTCGGCGGGCTGAAGCCACGGGCCGACATCCCGTCCGCACCGGACGGGCTGGTGGTGCCGTCGACCGGCGTACCGGCACGGGAGACGGTGTACGCCGACGTACCGGCGCCGCGGGTCTTCCTGGCCCACCGCACGTACCCGTTCGGCACCCCGGAGTACGACGCGGTGACGGTCCTCGGCTACCTGCTCGGCCACGGCCGGGGCAGCCGGCTCTACCAGCGGCTCGCCGACGGGGCCCGGCTCGCCCAGCCGGACAACATCGGCTCGTACGGGGTCGACCTGGCGCACGCTCCCGCCCCGCTGATCATCACCGCCACCGCCCGCCCCGGAGTCTCCGCCGACGAGCTGACCGCCGGGCTGACCGAGGTGGTGGACGAGCTCGCCGACGGCGGGGTGACCGGGGCCGAACTGGACCGGGCCCGCGCCCTGCTGACCACCGCCTGGTGGCGTTCGCTGTCGACGGTCGACGGCCGGGCCGACACCCTCGGCCGGTACGCGCTCCAGTTCGGTGACCCGGCCCGTGCGGCCGACCGGCTGCCGGGCTGGCTCGGGGTCGGTGCCGACCAACTGGCCGAGGTGGCCGCCGAGGTGCTGCGTCCGGCCGACCGGGTGACCCTGACCTACCTGCCGGAGGAGAAGGCATGACGCTCATCGCTGACCGTCCGGAGACGGGCGAGCCGCGCCCGTACCGGTTCCCGCAGGTGGTCCGGCGGACGGTGGCCGGCGGTGACGTGGTCGCCGCCCACCTGCCCGGCCACAACCTGGCCGCCGCCACGCTGCTGCTCGACGCGGGCGCCGGCCGGGAGCCGCTCGGCCGCGAGGGGCTCGGCGGGGTGCTGGCCAAGGCCCTCGAAGAGGGGACCGCCCAGCGGGACTCGTCCGCGTACGCGCTGGCCCTGGAGGGGCTCGGTACCGAGCTGAGCATCGGCAGCGACTGGGACGCGTTCCAGGTCGGGGTCCAGGTGCCGGCGCGCCGGCTGCTGGCCGCGGTGCAACTGATGGCCGAGGCCGTCCGGACGCCCAGGCTCGACCCCGCCGACATCACCCGGGTACGCGACGACGAGGTCACCGCCCTGCGGATGTACTGGGCCAACCCCGGCCCCCGGGCCGACGCGGCGCTGCGGGCCGACCTGTTCGGGGCCGACCAGCGGCACGGGCGGCCGATGGACGGCGACCCGGACTCGGTGGCCGCGATCGGCATCGACGACGTGACCGCGTTCCACGCCGACCGGCTGCTCCGGCCCGGCACCCTGCTCGTCGCCGGTGACCTGGACAAACTCGATCTCGACGCGCTCGGCGGGGCGGCCTTCGCCGGTGCCTCCGGTGCCCCGGCCCCGGTCGAGGCGCCGCTCGACGTCGCCGTACGCGACCAGCGGCGGATCATCGTGGTGGACCGGCCCGGTTCGGTGCAGTCGACGCTGCGCATCGGGCACCCCGGACCCCACCGCGCGCACCCCGACTACGTGTCGATGACCCTGGTCGGCACCGTGCTCGGCGGGGCGTTCACCTCCCGGCTGAACCACCTCCTGCGGGAGGTACGCGGCTACACCTACGGCATCCGCGCCGACTTCGGCCTGTCCCGGCGGTTCGGCCGGTTCGTCGTCGCCGGAAACGTACAGACGGCGGTGACCGCGCCCGCCCTGGTGGACGCGATCGGTGAGATCAGCCGTACCGCGATCGAGGGCGTGACCGAGCCGGAGTTGGCGGTCGCCCGGTCCTGGCGGGCCGGTCAGCTCTCGGTGGAACTCCAGTCGCCTCGGGCGATCGTCGGCGCCCTCGGCACCCTGGTCCTGTACGGGCTGCCGGACGACTACCACGCGACGTTGCGTACCCGGTTGTTGGCCTCGACCGAGGCGGAGGTGTCTGCGGCGGCCGCGACCCACCTGCACCCGGACGGCCTGACCCTGGTGGTGGAGGGCGACGCGGCGATGATCCGGGACGAGATCGCGGCGACCGGGCTCGGCGACGTGGTCGACGCCGGGCAGTAGCCCGACCAGGTGGTGTGGCGGAGCCGGTCAGCGGGAACGCTGGCCGGCTTCCGTCGTCTGGTTGCCCGTGCCGACCCGTGCGCCGTCCTGCTCGGGTGCCTGCCTCGGCCGGGGTGTCCCGGCCGGGTCGGTCGCACCGGTGTCGGTCGCCCCGGCCGACCGGTCCGGTCCGGTCGGGGCGACGGGGCCGGCGGGTGGCTCGTCCGGACCGCCGGGAGCGGTCGGTGGGCCGGACGGACCGGCGGGACCGGTGCTCGGGCCGATCGGCGGATGGGGGCCGCCCGGGTCGGGGCCGGGGCCGGCCAGCCGTGCCCGGCGCGCGGCCCACCAGCGTTCACCCGCGCCGACCAGCAGGAACACACCCACCACGTAGGCCCAGCCGACCAGCACGTCGATCACGTAGTGCTCGCCGGTGTAGACCAGGGTGAAGGTCATCGCCAGGGGATACGCCAGCAGCAGCGGCCACCATCGGCGCTTCACCGACGGCAGGAAGAAGAGCACGACAAAGAGCGCGAACGCGGTGTGCAGCGACGGCATCGCGGCCACCGGGTTCGAGGCGAGCTGGAGCACGTTGAGCGTGTTGCCGGCACCGTGCAGGCCGAACTCCTGCCAACCCCGGTTCGAGATCCGGGCCACCTCGACCGGGAGGAAGCCCTCCACCGAGGCCCACCACGGCGGAGCCGCCGGATAGACGAAGTACGTGATCAGGCCGGCCAGGCTGAGCGCGAACCAGCGGCGCATGAAGGCGGCCCAGCGCGGGCGGGACTTCAACCAGAGCACGACCGCGGCGGCCAGCGCGGCGACGAAGTGGGAGAAGTAGACGAAGCTCGCGAGGACGTCGTACCAGCGGACGTCGGGGTGGAAGAGATGCTCCTGCAACCAGATCGTCGGGACCACGCCCCCGGTCGCCCACCCGAACATCCACTCGTCGGCGTGGATCAGCTCGGTGACGTGCGGGTCGAAGTAGTCGTCGGCGAAGCCCCGGGAGACGTTGTAGATCGCGAGCAGGATCACCACCGGCAGCCAGTCCCGGGCGAAGACCAGGTGCTGCCGCCACGGCAGGTGGATGCCCCAGGCGACGGTCGCCGCCCAGAGCCAGAAGAAGGCGTAGAGCGGGTCGGTGGGCAACCCGATCAGCAGCCAACCGGCCACGAAGGCGACGATCCAGACCGCCATCGCGCCGGCCCGCCGCAGACGCAGCTCAGCGGCGGTGCGCTCGGGGGCGGACCCGGCCGGCGACCCGGGCGGTTGCTTCCTCTCCATGGCGACCCAGGCTAGCCGTCCGGTCTGATCGCGACCGACGGCGGGGCGGGATGTCCGGGATGGGACGAGCAGGCCGGGGGAGGAATTTTCCGGGCGACGGCCAGTATTGTGCGGCGAATGGAAACGCTGACCGCCCGCGGTCGCCTGGTCCGGGTGGTGGTGACCCTGGTCGGCGCGGGCCTGTTGTTGGCCGGGACGCTGGTCGGCTCGGACGACAACTTCCCGTTCGGTCCGTTCCGCATGTACGCCACCACCGACCGGCTCGACGCCCCGGTGGCCGAGGCACTGGTGCTGGCCCGGGACGCGGCCGGGGACGAGTTCGTGCTGACCGAGCGGGAGACCGGTATCCGCCGGGCGGAGATCGAGGGGCAGCTGAGCCGCTTCGCCGCCGACCCGACGCGGCTGAACCTGGTCGTGGACGCGTACCACCGGCGCAACCCGGATCGGCCGGCGCTGGACACCGTCTCGATCGTGATCCGCCGGCACGCCATGACCGGCGGCCGACCGACCGGGGTCGACACCGACGAGACCGTCGTCAACTGGCAGGTGACCCGGTGAGGCGGGTCGGCGACTGGCTCACCACGCCGGTGCCGCTGGGCCGGGTGGCGGCGTTCCGTACGGTGGCCTACCTCCTGGTGGCGGCGGACATCGTCTTCTTCACCGGTTGGTTGCGGGGCCGGACCGCGGTCTCCGGCGAGCTGTACGCGCCACTGCTGGTCGGCCGGATGCTGCCGCTGCCGACCCCGAACGCGGCCCTGGTGACCACGCTGTTCTGGGTGCTGCTGGCGGCCACGCTCGCCGCCGCCACCGGGCGGGCACCCCGGCTGCTCGGCTGGACGGTGCTGGCCCTCTACTTCGAGTGGCTGGTCATCGCGTTCAGCTACGGCAAGGTCGACCACGACCGGTTCGGCATCCTGGTCGCCCTGGCGGTCCTGCCGACCGTCGGCCGGGCCCGGCACGGCGACCTGACGCTCAGCGCCAAGGCCGGTTGGGCGCTGCGGGCGACCCAGCTCGCGGTCATCGCGACCTACTTCCTGGCCGCCTGGGCGAAGCTGCGCTTCGGTGGGCTCGACTGGCTCACCGGCGCCACCCTGGCCCGTGCGGTGATCCGGCGCGGCACCTTCGCCAGCGACTGGCTGCTGGACGTGCCCGTACTGCTCACGATCGGGCAGTTCGGGATCATGGCGTTCGAGCTGACCAGCCCGCTGGTGTTCGTCCTGCGCGGTCGGGCCCGGTACGCCATGATCGGCTTCTTCTACGTCTTCCACGCGGTGACCTGGTCGGCGATCACCATCTCGTTCATGCCGCACCAGGCGGCGATGACCGCCTTCCTCCCGCTGGAACGGGTACGTCCGGTGGTCTGGGCCCGGCGGCGCCTCACCGGCCTGTCCCGGACCCCTTTCGGCCGTGCCGCCGACCCGCTCGGTGCACCCGTGTCCCCGGCCGATCAGGTGATACCCGTGTCCCCGGCCGGGCCGGTGATACCCGTGTCGCCGGCCGGACCCGTGACGTCGGTCGGACCGCCGTCCGGTGACCCGCCGCCGGTGGGGGCGGTGGCCGGGGCCGCCGAGCCCGGACCGCCACTCGTCGACGACACCACCGGGGCCGGTGGTGCGGGCGGTGGCGGTGGGGCCGATCGGGCCGGCGGTGGGAACTGAGTGCCGTGCCGGCCGATCTTCTGGGTAGCCTCACAGACATGAGGATTGGCATTGTGGGCGCCACCGGCCAGGTCGGCGGCGTCATGCGGCAGGTGCTGGCGGACCGGCGGTTCCCGGCGGAGCAGGTACGGTACTTCGCCTCGGCGCGCTCCGCCGGTCAGGTGCTGCCCTGGGGCGACACCGACGTGACCGTCGAGGACGCGTCGACCGCGGACTACCGGGGACTGGACATCGTGCTCTTCTCCGCCGGTAAGGGGACATCGCGCGACCTCGCCCCACGGGTCGCGGAGGCCGGCGCGGTGGTGATCGACAACTCCTCGGCCTGGCGGATGGACCCCGAGGTGCCGCTGGTGGTGGCGGAGGTCAACCCCCAGGCCGCGGCCGTACGCCCGAAGGGCATCATCGCCAACCCGAACTGCACCACGATGGCGGCGATGCCGATCCTGCGCCCGCTGCACGAGGAGGCCGGGCTGGTCAGCCTGGTCGTCGCCACGTACCAGGCGGTCTCCGGTGCCGGTCTGTCCGGCGTCGGCGAGCTGGACGAGCAGGTACGCAAGGTCGCCGAGCAGGCCAGCGGACTGACCTTCGACGGGTCGGCGGTCGACTTCCCGACCCCCCGCCAGTTCAGCCAGCCGATCGCGTTCAACGTGCTCCCGCTCGCCGGCTCGATCGTCGACGACGGGTCGGACGAGACCGACGAGGAGCAGAAGCTGCGCAGCGAGAGCCGCAAGATTCTCGACCTCCCCGGGCTGCTGGTCTCCGGGACCTGCGTACGGGTGCCCGTGTTCACCGGCCACTCGTTGCAGATCAACGCCCGGTTCGCCCGGCCGATCAGCCCGCAGCGTGCGGTGGAACTGCTCGCCACGGCGCCGGGTGTGGCGCTGGAGCAGGTGCCGACCCCGTTGAAGGCGGCCGGTCAGGACCCGACCTACGTGGGTCGGATCCGGGCGGACGAGACCGTCGAGCACGGCCTGGCCCTCTTCTGCTCCAACGACAACCTGCGCAAGGGCGCCGCCCTCAACGCGGTCCAGATCGCCGAACTGCTGGCCGGAACGCCGGCCTGAGTGACGTACGCCGGGTCGCCGGTCAGTGTCGCCCGGCGACCGGCCCGGAACAGGGGAGGAAGACATGGCTGACGACCGTTTCGACGAGGCACTGCTCGACCTGCTGGGCAGCCGACCGTACGGGGTGCTGGCGACCATCAAGCGCGATGGTCAACCCCAGCTCTCCAACGTCGTCTACCACCTCGACCGGAAGCAGGACCTGATCCGGGTCTCGGTCACCGACGGCCGGCCCAAGACGGCGAACCTCCGGCGGGACCCGAGGGCCAGCCTGCACGCCACCTCGCCCGACGGCTGGGCGTACGTGGTCGCCGAGTGCGGTGCCGAGCTGGCGCCGCCGGCCACCGACCCGCACGACGCCACGGTGGAGGAACTGGTCGACCTCTACCGCGCCGTCAGCGGTGAACACCCGGACTGGGACGACTACCGGCGGGCCATGGTGGCCGACCGGCGGCTGGTGCTCCGGTTGACCATCAGGCGGGTCTATGGCATTCCGCCCCGGAGCTGACGCCCGGCACCGTCAACCGCCGGGGATATCGCCGGAATGCTCTCTTGCCGCCCATCATGGTCGTAGGAATGCTCTCTTGTCGTTGATCGGCGATTCGGGCGCGATTCCGCTCCTACCATCAGGCAATGGTGCATCTCGATGCGATCCGATCCGCCGCCCGGTCACTCACTCCGATGTGGACCGACCGGATCGGTGAACTTGTCTCGTACGAATCACCGCCAGGAGCGCTGCCCCAGCTGAACGCCTGCGCCGACCTGCTCGCCGGCTGGGGCGAGACGATCCTCGGCCGTCCCGCCCAGCGCCTGCTCCGCGACGGGCTACCCCACCTGCTCTGGCCCGCCGAGCGGCAGAAGGTGCTGCTGCTCGGACACTTCGACACCGTCTGGCCCGAGGGCACCATCCGGGAGTGGCCGTACCGGGTGCGGGACGGGATCGCCACCGGTCCGGGGGTGTGCGACATGAAGGGCGGCATCGTCCAGCTCCTCGCGGCGCTGTCCCTGGTGACCGACCCCTCCGACGTGGGCGTGCTGCTCACCTGCGACGAGGAGACCGGCTCGACCACCTCACGGGCGCTGATCGAGGAACAGGCCCGGCGCTCGGGCGTGGTGCTGGTCTGCGAACCGTCCACGGAGGACGGAGCGCTCAAGGTGGCCCGCAAGGGAGGGTCGGTCTACCGGGTCGAGGTCCGGGGCCGGGCCGCGCACGCCGGGGTGGAGCCGTTCCGGGGCATCAACGCCACCATCGAGCTGGCCCACCAGGTGCTGGCCGTACAGGCGCTGGCCTCCGTACCGGACGGTACGACGGTGACGCCGACCGTGGCCAGCGCCGGCACCACCACGAACACGGTGCCCGAGTCGGCGACCTTCTGCGTCGACGTACGGTCCTGGAGCCGGGCCGAACTGCACCGGGTGGACCGGATGATGCACCGCCTGGTGCCCCGGCTGGCCGAGGCCGGGCTGACCCTGGGCGGGGGCCTCAACCGGTACCCGATGACCCAGGCGGTGGCGCTGCCGCTGCTCGCGCTCACCCGGTCCGCGGCCGTCGCGATCGGCCTGGAACCACCGGCGGGTGTCTCCGCCCCCGGCGCCTCGGACGGGAACTTCACCGCCGCGCTCGGCGTGCCCACCCTGGACGGACTCGGCGCGGTCGGCGGATATCCGCACGGCCGGGGCGAGTACATGGACCTGCGGCGGATGCCGGAGCGGGTGGCGCTGCTGACCGCACTGGTCGAGCGGCTGCTGACCGGCCCGCTGCCGCCGCACCTCCCGCCCGCCGCGCTGGACACCCCGGCCGGAGCCGGATCACCGGCGCCGCTCGGCGCGCCGGCCGGAGCCGGATCGCCGTCACCACTCGACGCGCCGAGCCTGCTCGACCCGTCGGCCCGGCACGGTTCGCCGGTTGCGCGGGACCTCCAGGCGGGACACGACGTGCCGGCGGGGCAGCCCGGCTGAGCGCCCCGGCCGGGGACACAGAGACGCGTACCGGCGGTTTCGTCCGGCGACACCCGCCCGCCGGATCGCCCCGGAACCCGTCCGTCTGCCTAGGATCGGAGCACCAACTGCTGTCCGCCGCTCCGGGTCCGGCGGACCGGGCCGACGCCGTCCGACGCCTCGGCGACCGGCTCGCCGAGCGCACCCGGCGAAGGTGGGCGCGGGTATGACCGGCACAGCCGAACTTCCAGTGGAGCACGCCGTCGGTCCCCGGTTCGGGGTCGAGGAGGAGTTCCTCGTGGTCGATCCGGAGACCCGGGAGGCGGTTCCGCAGGCGGAGGCGGTGCTGCGGCGGGCAAAGGCGGAACTCGGCGAACGGGTCGGTGGCGAGATCACCACGTTGCAGGTCGAGACCAAGACGACACCCTGCCACGACGTGACCGAACTGCACCGGCAACTGGTCGAGGGGCGGGCCGTACTCGGGGTCGCCGCCGGGGCCGAGGGACTGCGGGTGGTGGCGAGCGGCAGCGCCGTGCTCGGCGACGTCGTACCGCCGCCGATCGTCTCCGGCGAGCGCCCGGCCAGGGGTACGGCGACCTTCCGGGGCCTGCACGACGAGGTGGCCATCTGCTCGGTGCACGTGCACGTCGAGATGCCCGACCGGGACCGGGCGGCGCTGGTCAGCAACCACCTGCGGCCGTACCTGCCGGTGCTGATCGGGTTGACCGCGAACTCGCCGTACTGGGCGGGGCGGGACACCGGGTACGCGAGCTGGCGCACCATCGCCTGGCACCGGTGGCCGGTCGCCGGGCCGCCGCCGTACTTCACCTCGGCCGAGCACTACGACCGGGTGGTGGACACCCTGCTCGACGCCGGTGCCCTGGTCGACCTCGGCACCCTGTTCTGGGACATCCGGCTGTCGGCACACCTGCCCACCCTGGAGATCCGGGTCGCCGACGTGCCGATCACCGCCGAGGAGTCCGCGCTGTTCGCCGCCCTGGTCCGGGCGCTGGTCGTACGCGTCGGCACGGAGGTCGACCGGGGCGAACCCGGACCGGTGGTCCCGCCCGAACTGCTCCGGGTGGCCTACTGGCGGGCCGCCCGCGACGGGCTCGCCGGACACGGGGTCGACCCGCTCACCGGCGAGCTGCGCCCGGCGGTCGACCTGGTCGACCGGCTGTTCCGGTACGTCCGACCGGTGCTGGCCGAACACGGCGACCTGCCGCTGGTCACCCCCTGGCTGGACCGGCTCCTCGGCACCGCCGCCGACGGTGCGGTACGGCAGCGCCGGGCGGCGGCGCGGCGCGACCGGCTCACCGACGTGGTCGACGAACTCGTCGCGCAGACCGTCCCGGAGCTGGTCAACGCCGACTGAGCACGCTCGCGGTGGGCAGCGGAGCCGGTCCGGGTGACCCTTGTGGGGTACGGCCATACACCCCGGGGAGGCGTGGATGAGCACCACCCAGCAGGCTGAAACGAAACTGGTCCAGACGGCACGGCGACCGCCGGTCGAGATGGTCCGGACCGCACGGGCGTACGCGGAGCAGATGGTCGCCCGCCGCTCGGTCCGCGACTTCTCCGACGAACCGGTCCCACCGGAGGTGATCGAGGCGGCCGTGTCGGCCGCGGCGAGCGCACCGAGTGGAGCCAACCGGCAGCCGTGGCGGTTCGTGGTGCTCACCGACCCGGCCCGCAAGCGGCTGCTGCGGGATCGGGCCGAGGCGGAGGAGCGGGACTTCTACGACCATCGGGCCACCGAGGAGTGGCTGAGCGCCATCGCCCCGATCGGCACCGACTGGCGCAAGCCGTTCCTCGAGGTCGCCCCGGTGGTGATCGTGGTGTTCGAGGTGCACCGGGGCGGGGAGGACCCCAAGCCGTACTACGTGAAGGAGTCGGTCGGGATCGCGGTGGGGATGCTGATCAGCGCCCTGCACCTGGCCGGGCTGGCGACGCTGACGCACACCCCCAGCCCGATGCGGTTCCTCAACGAGGTCTGTGAACGCCCGGCGCACGAGCGCCCGTACCTGGTGCTGCCGGTGGGTTACCCGGCCGACGACGCACGGGTGCCGGAGCTGACCCGCAAGCCGCTGGCCGAGGTGATGATCGAACGGTGAGTGGGATCAGCGCAGTTGCGCCTCCGGTACGGCGACGTCGGCACTCAGGTGGGCCTGGAAGAACGCGTGCAGCGGAGCCACGTGCCGGTCCGGGCGGGTCCAGTGGGCGAGCAGGTCCTCCAGCAGGTGCCGTTCCTCGACGATCGAGCCGTTGCGGTACCGCCGCACGACGGGATGGATGAAGGCACTCTCCGCGGCCCGGTCCGGTGACGGGTGCCGCTCTATCGCGAACACGTCCGAGTAGTCGTCCCGGCCCCACCGCAGGGTGACCGTGTAGAAGTGCGACGAGTCGCCGAACCGCTGCACCGCATAGTCCTCGGGCAGGTCCTGGTAGTGCCGGAACTCGCCGGTCCGCTCGTCGCGTACCAGCACGTCGCAGAGGTACTCGAACTGGGTCCACAGGGCGGAACTCCAGTTCAGCCGCTCCAGCGTGAGCGAGGTCAGTTCCTTCGGCTCGGCCGGCAGCAGGTCGTAGGCCAGCGGCACCTCCTCGTACGACTCCTGTAGTAAACGGGTGAGCGTACGGAGGTTGTAGCGAAAGCCGTCGATGAAGGCCGACGACGCGCGCTTGAAGTCCCTGGCCTGGGCGATGGTTCCGGCGAAGTACAGCCCCGGCACGTTGGTCGACTGCCAGTCCGGGCCGGTCGCCGGCATCCGCCCGTTCGGGGCCAGCTCGGGGCGGCAGTTCGGGGCGAACACCGAGGTGTCCATCACGAACCCGGTGCAGCGGATCACCGAGTCGTACTCCAGCAGCTCCCGCTCGCCGTCGGCGTGGGTGTAACTGATCTCGACCTCGTACGCGTCACCCGCCGGGCGGATCACGTCCACCGTGCAGTCGAGCACCGAGTGCAGGGTCTTGAACTGGTAGCTGTCGAGCAGCGCGCCGTAGTGGGTCCGTACGTTGCCGGGGTGTTTGGTGTTCCAGGCGAGCTGGAGCGGTCGGGGGCTGGCCAGGTGCACCATCGCCGCGTGGCCGAGGATCGCCGACGCCGTCTCGAACGCCGAGTTGCCCTTGCCCAGGATGAGCACCCGCTGGTCGGCGAAGGCGGCCGGATCGGTGTCGACCTCCTCGTACCCGATCGCGTGCTCGATCCCGTCGATCTGCGGTACGTAGGGCGTGGCCCACCCGGTGGCCACGATGACACAGCCGGCCCGGATCGCCCCCCGGCTCGTACGGACCAGGAAGCCGGTGTCGCCCTCGACCCGCTCGATCCGTTCGACGGGTTCGTCGAACCGGATCGCTAGGTGGTGTTCGCGCTGGAAGTCGTCGAGGTAGCGGACCAGGTCGTCGGCGTGCGGGAAGTAGTCGCTGCTGTAGTGCGGGAAGTGCAGCTCGGGCTTGTCGTTGAGCAGCGAGTTCCAGTCCCAGCGGAGCCGGATCTCGGGGTCGTTGCTGCGGGTGTGCACCTTGTTGAGGGAGATCAACCGGCGG of the Micromonospora sp. NBC_01796 genome contains:
- a CDS encoding M20 family metallopeptidase; this translates as MVHLDAIRSAARSLTPMWTDRIGELVSYESPPGALPQLNACADLLAGWGETILGRPAQRLLRDGLPHLLWPAERQKVLLLGHFDTVWPEGTIREWPYRVRDGIATGPGVCDMKGGIVQLLAALSLVTDPSDVGVLLTCDEETGSTTSRALIEEQARRSGVVLVCEPSTEDGALKVARKGGSVYRVEVRGRAAHAGVEPFRGINATIELAHQVLAVQALASVPDGTTVTPTVASAGTTTNTVPESATFCVDVRSWSRAELHRVDRMMHRLVPRLAEAGLTLGGGLNRYPMTQAVALPLLALTRSAAVAIGLEPPAGVSAPGASDGNFTAALGVPTLDGLGAVGGYPHGRGEYMDLRRMPERVALLTALVERLLTGPLPPHLPPAALDTPAGAGSPAPLGAPAGAGSPSPLDAPSLLDPSARHGSPVARDLQAGHDVPAGQPG
- a CDS encoding nitroreductase family protein, with amino-acid sequence MSTTQQAETKLVQTARRPPVEMVRTARAYAEQMVARRSVRDFSDEPVPPEVIEAAVSAAASAPSGANRQPWRFVVLTDPARKRLLRDRAEAEERDFYDHRATEEWLSAIAPIGTDWRKPFLEVAPVVIVVFEVHRGGEDPKPYYVKESVGIAVGMLISALHLAGLATLTHTPSPMRFLNEVCERPAHERPYLVLPVGYPADDARVPELTRKPLAEVMIER
- a CDS encoding MFS transporter permease is translated as MRRVGDWLTTPVPLGRVAAFRTVAYLLVAADIVFFTGWLRGRTAVSGELYAPLLVGRMLPLPTPNAALVTTLFWVLLAATLAAATGRAPRLLGWTVLALYFEWLVIAFSYGKVDHDRFGILVALAVLPTVGRARHGDLTLSAKAGWALRATQLAVIATYFLAAWAKLRFGGLDWLTGATLARAVIRRGTFASDWLLDVPVLLTIGQFGIMAFELTSPLVFVLRGRARYAMIGFFYVFHAVTWSAITISFMPHQAAMTAFLPLERVRPVVWARRRLTGLSRTPFGRAADPLGAPVSPADQVIPVSPAGPVIPVSPAGPVTSVGPPSGDPPPVGAVAGAAEPGPPLVDDTTGAGGAGGGGGADRAGGGN
- a CDS encoding carboxylate-amine ligase — its product is MTGTAELPVEHAVGPRFGVEEEFLVVDPETREAVPQAEAVLRRAKAELGERVGGEITTLQVETKTTPCHDVTELHRQLVEGRAVLGVAAGAEGLRVVASGSAVLGDVVPPPIVSGERPARGTATFRGLHDEVAICSVHVHVEMPDRDRAALVSNHLRPYLPVLIGLTANSPYWAGRDTGYASWRTIAWHRWPVAGPPPYFTSAEHYDRVVDTLLDAGALVDLGTLFWDIRLSAHLPTLEIRVADVPITAEESALFAALVRALVVRVGTEVDRGEPGPVVPPELLRVAYWRAARDGLAGHGVDPLTGELRPAVDLVDRLFRYVRPVLAEHGDLPLVTPWLDRLLGTAADGAVRQRRAAARRDRLTDVVDELVAQTVPELVNAD
- a CDS encoding aspartate-semialdehyde dehydrogenase, which translates into the protein MRIGIVGATGQVGGVMRQVLADRRFPAEQVRYFASARSAGQVLPWGDTDVTVEDASTADYRGLDIVLFSAGKGTSRDLAPRVAEAGAVVIDNSSAWRMDPEVPLVVAEVNPQAAAVRPKGIIANPNCTTMAAMPILRPLHEEAGLVSLVVATYQAVSGAGLSGVGELDEQVRKVAEQASGLTFDGSAVDFPTPRQFSQPIAFNVLPLAGSIVDDGSDETDEEQKLRSESRKILDLPGLLVSGTCVRVPVFTGHSLQINARFARPISPQRAVELLATAPGVALEQVPTPLKAAGQDPTYVGRIRADETVEHGLALFCSNDNLRKGAALNAVQIAELLAGTPA
- a CDS encoding PPOX class F420-dependent oxidoreductase; the encoded protein is MADDRFDEALLDLLGSRPYGVLATIKRDGQPQLSNVVYHLDRKQDLIRVSVTDGRPKTANLRRDPRASLHATSPDGWAYVVAECGAELAPPATDPHDATVEELVDLYRAVSGEHPDWDDYRRAMVADRRLVLRLTIRRVYGIPPRS